From a region of the Impatiens glandulifera chromosome 4, dImpGla2.1, whole genome shotgun sequence genome:
- the LOC124934333 gene encoding sialyltransferase-like protein 2, giving the protein MRLLQFAFLVALVSGLTAILIYITGVSNLKRPHQLSDADLQALQSVQSSFQKCVSSNGLGLQAISGKDICKVTLQFPSNTDSKWTDPKTRKPEGLSFEFNLCEAIATWEQVRNSSTILTKEFIDVLPNGWKDYAWQRINKGILLNHCENKTLCMEKLSLVLPETPPYLPRQFGRCAVVGNSGDLLKTKFGKEIDGYDAVFRENGAPIENYTEFVGSKSTFRLLNRGSAKALDKVAELYDAGKEVLIIKTTIHDSMNKMIREIPIRNPVYLMLGASFGSAAKGTGLKALEFALSICDSVDMYGFTVDPGYKEWTRYFSESRNGHTPLHGRAYYQMMECLGLIKIHSPMRTDPNRVVKWVPDRRTINAARLASEKILGRVGGGSVDPLSACTISKRLINRREAKKISNARKTVLDHLQYVRHTNMYPLEHNLGHGSLCTTSP; this is encoded by the exons ATGCGGCTCCTACAGTTCGCTTTCTTAGTTGCATTGGTCTCTGGCTTGACTGCCATCCTCATTTACATCACTGGTGTATCTAATCTTA AGAGGCCGCACCAGCTATCGGATGCAGATCTCCAAGCATTGCAGTCTGTACAAAGCAGTTTCCAGAAGTGCGTG AGTTCAAATGGACTAGGATTACAAGCTATAAGTGGCAAGGATATATGTAAAGTGACGCTACAGTTCCCTAGTAACACTGACTCTAAATGG ACAGATCCTAAAACAAGGAAACCTGAAGGTTTGTCATTTGAGTTTAACCTTTGTGAAGCTATTGCAACATGGGAACAG GTTCGGAATAGCAGCACTATACTCACTAAGGAGTTCATTGATGTTTTACCCAATGGATGGAAAGACTATGCTTGGCAGAGAATTAACAAAGGGATACTTCT AAATCATTGCGAAAACAAGACTCTTTGCATGGAGAAACTTTCTTTAGTGCTCCCTGAAACACCTCCATATCTTCCAAGGCAGTTTGGCAGATGTGCTGTTGTTGGTAATTCAGGTGATCTCCTGAAGACAAAGTTTGGAAAGGAGATAGACGGTTATGATGCTGTTTTCAGAGAGAATGGTGCACCAATTGAG AACTACACAGAGTTTGTTGGGAGCAAGAGTACATTCCGCCTTCTTAATAGAGGATCTGCCAAAGCCCTGGACAAAGTTGCAGAATTATATG ATGCTGGAAAGGAGGTGCTGATCATCAAAACTACCATTCATGATAGCATGAACAAAATGATCCGG GAAATTCCAATTCGCAATCCTGTGTATCTCATGTTAGGTGCATCTTTTGGTTCAGCAGCGAAAGGAACTGGGCTCAAAGCTCTTGAGTTTGCTCTCTCCATCTGTGACAGTGTTGACATGTATGGTTTCACAGTTGATCCAGGTTATAAAGAATG GACCAGATACTTCTCTGAGTCTCGAAATGGTCATACACCTCTTCATGGCAGAGCTTACTATCAGATGATGGAATGCTTAGGA CTTATAAAGATACATTCTCCAATGAGAACTGACCCAAACCGTGTTGTGAAGTGGGTTCCTGATCGTCGCACAATTAACGCAGCCAGACTTGCATCTGAGAAAATTTTGGG GAGGGTTGGAGGAGGATCGGTTGATCCACTTTCTGCATGCACAATTTCTAAGAGACTAATAAATAGAAGAGAAGCTAAAAAGATttcaaatgcaagaaaaactGTTCTTGACCATCTACAATATGTGAGACATACCAATATGTATCCTTTGGAGCACAATCTCGGTCACGGTTCACTCTGTACAACTTCTCCCTAA
- the LOC124934832 gene encoding protein bicaudal C homolog 1-A-like, which translates to MAEIQPPEGQTNGGIAPAIISTENISTKRQRRPSVRLGDIGEQTYDNRRVKQWKPPIKDSGKGMRTRPVVNLAAGGGGGGASMDFANETLEGDDREGVAIGSWKVRDGKSKRKRFRSNWNSKGDDAGDEKFSVGDEDMDERFRDFNVEGSDSRLKDHSPINSIENVGIDVERRRRVGVRTRGLENKEHHEGGGIELEGGGGPSDTDARNWNHEERNSVRVWLNQLGLGRYAPVFEIHEVDDEVLPMLTLEDLKDMGINAVGTRRKMFCAIQKLNRGFS; encoded by the coding sequence ATGGCGGAGATACAGCCGCCGGAGGGTCAGACTAACGGTGGTATAGCTCCGGCGATAATCTCCACCGAGAACATATCAACTAAGAGACAACGTCGTCCAAGTGTCAGATTAGGAGATATCGGAGAACAAACCTACGATAATCGAAGGGTTAAGCAGTGGAAGCCACCGATAAAAGACTCCGGTAAGGGTATGAGAACGCGTCCTGTTGTCAATTTAGCGGCTGGGGGTGGTGGGGGTGGTGCTTCGATGGATTTTGCTAATGAAACCCTAGAGGGAGATGATAGAGAAGGTGTCGCGATTGGGAGCTGGAAAGTTCGAGATGGGAAGTCTAAACGCAAACGATTTAGGTCAAATTGGAACTCGAAGGGTGATGATGCAGGTGATGAGAAGTTTAGTGTTGGAGATGAAGATATGGATGAGAGATTTAGGGATTTCAATGTTGAAGGTTCAGATAGTCGATTGAAAGATCATAGTCCAATTAATTCTATAGAAAATGTAGGGATTGATGTAGAAAGAAGGAGAAGGGTTGGTGTTCGAACTAGAGGattggaaaataaagaacaccATGAAGGTGGTGGGATTGAACtcgaaggaggaggaggaccaTCGGATACAGATGCTAGAAATTGGAATCACGAGGAAAGGAATAGCGTTAGAGTTTGGCTAAATCAATTAGGGTTAGGTCGATATGCACCGGTATTTGAGATACACGAAGTAGATGATGAAGTTTTACCAATGCTGACATTGGAAGATCTTAAGGATATGGGTATAAACGCAGTTGGAACAAGGCGGAAAATGTTTTGTGCTATTCAGAAGCTAAACAGGGGATTCTCATGA